A genomic window from Candidatus Denitrolinea symbiosum includes:
- a CDS encoding tyrosine recombinase, XerD: MPTEPVAIALAVKKYLEIVRLAKQKNTVDTYSKAMRSFCLMLEKNGLDPEVSPVGELTEEALADFAIYLKDLSPATERLYIQSAKGFYKFLAAERLAEVNLPRLDLLLEQRVRRPGIRIPQFPDEEIERLLASVSDPANLSDNLEDDENAKLRAMRDRAFLLTLADTGLRVHEACKLRRGDMNWNEGYAVIIGKGDKQAVVRFTSRSLRAIKDYLSLRASLDGNSGKRLASLPVFARHDKGSGGKVKPMTPTTGRNIVKERVTQLLGKELADQITPHTFRHYFVTAVLRGTGNLRYAQELARHKNIQVTERYTHLANEELDKAYYDVFERESE, from the coding sequence ATGCCCACAGAACCCGTCGCCATCGCCCTTGCCGTAAAAAAATACCTGGAAATCGTCCGCCTTGCCAAGCAGAAAAACACAGTGGACACGTACAGCAAGGCCATGCGGTCGTTCTGTCTCATGCTGGAGAAAAACGGCCTCGATCCCGAAGTCTCCCCCGTCGGCGAACTCACGGAGGAGGCCCTGGCGGACTTTGCGATCTACCTGAAGGATCTCTCGCCCGCGACGGAGCGTCTCTACATCCAATCTGCGAAAGGCTTCTACAAATTCCTCGCCGCCGAACGCCTGGCCGAGGTCAACCTGCCGCGGCTCGACCTGCTGCTCGAACAGCGCGTCCGCAGGCCAGGCATCCGCATCCCTCAATTTCCCGACGAGGAGATCGAACGTCTTCTGGCTTCCGTCTCCGACCCTGCAAATCTGTCTGACAACCTGGAAGACGACGAAAACGCTAAACTACGCGCAATGCGGGATCGAGCGTTTCTGCTCACCCTTGCCGACACGGGATTGCGCGTCCACGAGGCCTGCAAACTCAGGCGCGGCGACATGAACTGGAACGAGGGCTACGCCGTCATCATCGGCAAGGGCGATAAGCAGGCCGTTGTCCGCTTCACCTCGCGCTCCCTGCGCGCCATCAAAGATTACCTCTCGCTGCGCGCCTCCCTCGACGGAAACTCTGGGAAGCGCCTCGCTTCCCTGCCCGTCTTCGCCCGTCACGACAAAGGCTCAGGCGGCAAAGTCAAACCGATGACGCCGACCACAGGACGCAACATCGTCAAAGAGCGGGTCACGCAACTGCTGGGAAAGGAACTGGCCGACCAGATCACCCCGCACACCTTTCGTCACTACTTCGTCACGGCGGTTTTGCGCGGCACGGGCAACCTCCGCTACGCGCAGGAACTCGCCAGGCACAAAAACATCCAGGTCACCGAGCGCTACACCCACCTCGCGAACGAAGAACTGGACAAGGCATACTACGACGTCTTCGAGAGAGAATCAGAATGA
- a CDS encoding Na+-driven multidrug efflux pump, with product MNFFKRLADFYRSPEYFSEMKKLVLPIAAQQFMFAALNMIGTVFVGQKGETAVAAVGLAGQAAFLLNLAAFGVVSGAMMFTAQFWGRRDLANLRRVLGLSLGLSLLASLFFLAVSQFIPEAFLKVYSKDAAVIALGVEYMRIFSWSFLFYSVTVCFAMVMRSTGDVKTPTAIGVAALALNTVLSWALIFGKLGLPELSINGAAVAAVISRALECAALLYAVYAGRSPVAASLRELTDLDAAFVGRILRPMFPVILNELFWSFGVTAYSVIYGRMGTDALAAVNIISSIEQVAFVPFIGISNATAVLVGNRIGAGREDEAHAYAGRSLGFGVLGGLLTGLLLQALKWPLLSLYNVSPEVVRDAGMVMNVLSVFMWMRVNNQTLIIGILRAGGDTRFSLVVDGVIIWVVGVPLSALGAFVFHFPVYWVAVCVMSEEATKWILGLARYRSRKWINNLVREDGLSSA from the coding sequence ATGAATTTTTTTAAGCGTCTCGCCGATTTTTATCGAAGTCCCGAATATTTTTCGGAGATGAAGAAACTGGTCCTGCCGATTGCCGCGCAGCAATTCATGTTCGCCGCGCTGAACATGATCGGGACGGTGTTTGTCGGTCAAAAAGGCGAGACGGCGGTGGCCGCAGTGGGGCTGGCTGGACAGGCGGCCTTTCTGCTCAACCTTGCTGCTTTCGGGGTCGTGAGCGGGGCGATGATGTTCACCGCGCAGTTTTGGGGCAGGCGCGACCTGGCGAACCTGCGCCGCGTGTTGGGGCTGAGCCTGGGATTGTCGCTGCTCGCCTCCCTGTTCTTTCTCGCGGTCTCGCAGTTCATCCCCGAGGCGTTTTTGAAGGTGTACTCGAAAGACGCCGCGGTGATCGCGCTCGGCGTGGAGTACATGCGGATTTTCTCGTGGTCGTTCCTGTTTTATTCGGTCACTGTGTGTTTCGCGATGGTGATGCGCTCGACGGGCGACGTGAAAACGCCGACGGCCATCGGCGTGGCCGCGCTGGCGCTCAACACCGTCCTTTCGTGGGCGCTGATCTTCGGGAAGCTGGGTCTGCCCGAACTCTCGATCAACGGCGCGGCGGTTGCGGCGGTAATCTCCCGCGCGCTGGAATGCGCCGCGCTGCTGTATGCCGTTTACGCGGGCAGGTCGCCAGTGGCCGCGTCTTTGCGCGAGTTGACCGACCTGGACGCCGCGTTCGTCGGCAGGATCTTGCGGCCGATGTTTCCCGTCATCCTCAACGAGTTGTTCTGGTCCTTCGGCGTCACGGCTTATTCCGTCATCTATGGGCGGATGGGCACCGACGCGCTGGCGGCGGTCAACATCATCAGTTCGATCGAGCAGGTGGCGTTCGTGCCGTTCATCGGGATTTCCAACGCCACCGCCGTGCTTGTGGGGAATCGAATCGGCGCGGGACGCGAGGACGAAGCCCACGCGTACGCGGGCCGTTCGCTGGGCTTCGGCGTTCTGGGCGGCCTCCTGACCGGTCTCCTGCTCCAGGCGCTTAAGTGGCCGCTGCTCTCGCTGTACAACGTCTCGCCCGAGGTCGTCCGCGACGCCGGCATGGTGATGAACGTGCTGAGCGTCTTCATGTGGATGCGCGTCAACAACCAGACGCTCATCATTGGCATCCTGCGCGCCGGCGGCGACACGAGATTCTCCCTCGTCGTGGACGGCGTCATCATCTGGGTCGTCGGCGTGCCGCTTTCGGCGCTGGGCGCGTTCGTGTTCCACTTCCCCGTCTACTGGGTGGCGGTCTGCGTGATGTCCGAGGAAGCGACGAAGTGGATTCTCGGCCTGGCGCGCTACCGCTCGCGGAAGTGGATCAACAACCTCGTGCGTGAGGACGGTTTGTCGTCAGCGTAA
- a CDS encoding ABC transporter, giving the protein MKTQPASFDLRQSLAAKSKLAGIWRMMTDYRLPYLGATLALAVSAASRTLTFLLLRYFADDVLVQRVYIFDTLNRTLAMIALAFVGLACFEGFFSYASGRLAAYTAEGITRRLRDYLFDHIQRLTFSYHSQTPTGDLIERVTSDVDSVRRFFSEQAIGVGRILIVFAINFAALLDLNPKLAWLSIMTIPVVLAVSLWFFKIVTKRYEEYQEQEAILSTTLQENLTGVRVVKAFARQGYEMDKFEKDNFEKYARGKRLTKMHALFWPLSDIVLGFQMLFGFVYGANLAIHGEITIGTYLAYTGLITQLLWPIRNLGRIIVQASSGLVSYSRLMDIVRQDREALFDGRVQPQSAAARGDIVFDNVSFMYSDGKSDVLKDVSFHVKPGQAVALLGSTGSGKTSLVNLLPRFHEYTGGSILLDGAELRDYPRAYLRRQIGIVEQEPFLFSRSIRENITYGVGRDVSQEEIERAARAAAIHDVILTFPDGYNTLVGEKGVTLSGGQKQRVTIARTLLKNPRILILDDSTSSVDPETEAEIRAALQALMQDRTTFIIAHRIQSVMDADLILVLDRGAVVQTGTHEELLTEPAGMYRRIYDIQTRIDEELELEIMKSEL; this is encoded by the coding sequence ATGAAAACTCAACCCGCTTCCTTCGACCTCCGCCAATCCCTGGCGGCAAAAAGCAAACTGGCCGGCATCTGGCGCATGATGACGGACTACCGGCTGCCCTACCTCGGCGCGACCCTCGCGCTGGCCGTCTCCGCCGCGTCACGCACGCTGACCTTCCTGCTGCTGCGCTACTTCGCGGACGACGTGCTGGTCCAGCGGGTCTACATCTTCGACACGCTGAATCGGACCCTGGCGATGATCGCGCTGGCGTTCGTTGGGCTGGCCTGCTTCGAGGGCTTCTTCTCGTACGCTTCGGGACGCCTCGCGGCCTACACCGCCGAGGGGATCACGCGCCGCCTGCGCGACTATCTCTTCGACCACATCCAGCGGCTGACGTTTTCGTATCACAGCCAGACCCCCACCGGCGACCTGATCGAGCGCGTCACCTCCGACGTGGACTCGGTGCGCCGCTTCTTCAGCGAACAGGCCATCGGCGTGGGACGCATCCTGATCGTGTTCGCCATCAACTTCGCCGCGCTGCTCGACCTGAATCCAAAACTGGCGTGGCTGTCCATTATGACCATCCCCGTCGTGCTGGCGGTCTCGTTGTGGTTCTTCAAGATCGTGACGAAACGCTACGAAGAGTACCAGGAGCAGGAAGCCATCCTTTCGACAACCTTGCAGGAGAACCTGACGGGCGTGCGCGTGGTCAAAGCCTTCGCCCGCCAGGGTTACGAGATGGACAAGTTCGAGAAGGACAACTTCGAGAAGTACGCGCGCGGCAAGCGCCTGACGAAAATGCACGCGCTCTTCTGGCCGCTCTCGGATATCGTGCTGGGCTTCCAGATGCTGTTCGGGTTCGTCTACGGCGCAAACCTGGCGATCCACGGCGAGATCACGATCGGGACGTACCTCGCGTATACGGGACTGATCACGCAGTTGCTGTGGCCGATCCGCAACCTGGGGCGCATCATCGTGCAGGCCTCGTCCGGGCTGGTTTCGTATTCGCGCTTGATGGATATCGTCCGTCAGGACCGCGAAGCGCTGTTCGACGGCCGCGTCCAGCCCCAGTCGGCGGCGGCGCGAGGCGACATCGTCTTCGACAACGTCTCGTTCATGTACTCGGACGGGAAGTCGGACGTGCTGAAGGACGTCTCGTTCCACGTCAAGCCGGGACAGGCGGTGGCGCTGCTCGGCTCGACGGGATCGGGCAAGACCTCGCTGGTCAACCTGCTGCCGCGCTTCCATGAATACACGGGCGGGAGCATCCTGCTCGACGGCGCCGAGTTGCGCGATTACCCACGCGCCTACCTGCGCCGGCAGATCGGCATCGTGGAGCAGGAACCGTTCCTGTTCAGCCGCTCGATCCGCGAGAACATCACCTACGGCGTCGGCCGCGACGTGTCGCAGGAGGAGATCGAGCGCGCCGCGCGCGCCGCCGCGATCCACGACGTGATCCTGACCTTCCCCGACGGGTACAACACCCTGGTCGGCGAAAAAGGCGTCACGCTCTCCGGCGGGCAGAAACAGCGCGTGACCATCGCCCGCACCCTGCTCAAGAACCCGCGTATCCTGATCCTCGACGACTCGACGTCCTCCGTGGACCCCGAAACAGAGGCAGAGATACGCGCCGCGCTCCAGGCGTTGATGCAGGACCGCACCACGTTCATCATCGCGCACCGCATCCAGTCCGTGATGGACGCGGACCTCATCCTCGTGCTGGACCGGGGCGCGGTCGTCCAGACGGGGACGCACGAGGAACTGCTGACGGAGCCGGCCGGCATGTACCGCCGCATCTACGATATCCAGACGCGGATTGACGAGGAACTTGAGCTGGAAATTATGAAATCAGAATTGTGA
- a CDS encoding four helix bundle protein, whose product MENKTPQDLKTRTSDFALRIVRLYSSLPKSTEAQTLGKQVLRSGTSVGAQYREGNRAKSDPDMVNKFGSVLQELDETDFWLDLLVRAGIVPAEKLEPLIKETNELISIFTTIVTKIKKRMGK is encoded by the coding sequence ATGGAAAACAAAACGCCTCAGGATTTGAAAACGCGCACAAGCGATTTTGCTTTGCGGATCGTTCGCCTTTATTCCAGCCTGCCAAAATCCACCGAGGCTCAAACGCTCGGTAAACAAGTCCTGCGTTCTGGAACCTCGGTTGGGGCGCAGTACCGTGAAGGCAACCGCGCAAAGTCGGATCCTGACATGGTGAACAAATTCGGGAGCGTCTTACAGGAATTAGACGAAACCGACTTCTGGCTGGATCTGCTTGTCAGAGCGGGAATCGTCCCTGCAGAGAAACTCGAACCGCTCATCAAGGAAACCAATGAATTGATCTCCATTTTCACAACGATCGTGACGAAGATCAAAAAGCGTATGGGCAAATGA
- a CDS encoding ABC transporter ATP-binding protein, translated as MSETIIELEEEEYTSQLTAPVFRRIAKLVAPYWSWALGFVLTILAVSALDAYFTYLNKNIVDQGINLGDPAAVTRIAVFYGAFIVLQAAMVFGAIYLASVLGERVQYDLRKGMFNHLQELSLSYYSQMAVGRLMARVTSDTGRVSELVTWGVLDSTWAAVNITTSAIFMMIINWRLGLGVLLIVPVLVVIAVQFRRKILVEFRNSRRANSKITGAYNENIQGVRVVKALGREDQNLAEFQELTGKMYRASYRAAWLSALFLPAVQIVSSVGLGAIIWYGGLQAQLGLITIGGIQAFVGYLTFMLWPVQDLARVYSEMQHSIASAERIFKLMDTPPEVRDRPGAEAASTLMGAIEFDHVDFFYEDRKPVLTDFTLTVKPGEMIALVGPTGGGKSTIVNLLCRFYEPRNGQIRINGRDYTEYTLQSIHSRIGIVLQTPHLFSGSARENIRYGRLEASDAEVEEAARIAGAHEFIVKLEKGYEQNVGEGGNLLSVGQKQLVSLARAVLAKPELFIMDEATSSVDTLTEALIQRGMEALMQGRTSFVIAHRLSTIRRADRILVIENGRIAEQGTHAELLRQRGQYYHLYTRQFRQQLEERYGVDEAGLTEAAAAD; from the coding sequence ATGTCAGAAACCATCATCGAACTCGAAGAAGAAGAATACACCTCCCAACTGACCGCGCCGGTGTTCAGGCGCATTGCGAAACTCGTCGCGCCGTATTGGAGCTGGGCGCTGGGATTCGTCCTGACTATCCTGGCGGTTTCCGCGCTGGACGCCTACTTCACGTATCTCAACAAGAACATCGTGGACCAGGGCATCAACCTCGGCGATCCTGCCGCGGTAACGCGCATCGCCGTCTTCTACGGAGCGTTCATCGTGCTTCAGGCCGCGATGGTGTTCGGCGCCATCTACCTGGCGAGCGTGCTGGGCGAACGCGTGCAATACGACCTCCGCAAAGGGATGTTCAACCACTTGCAGGAACTCTCGCTCTCGTACTATTCGCAAATGGCGGTGGGACGGCTGATGGCGCGCGTCACCTCGGACACGGGACGCGTCTCGGAGCTGGTGACCTGGGGCGTGCTGGATTCCACCTGGGCGGCGGTCAACATCACCACTTCGGCGATCTTCATGATGATCATCAACTGGAGACTCGGACTGGGCGTCCTGCTCATCGTCCCCGTTCTGGTCGTGATCGCAGTTCAGTTCCGCAGGAAGATCCTGGTGGAGTTCCGCAACAGCCGCCGCGCCAACTCGAAGATCACGGGCGCGTACAACGAGAACATCCAGGGCGTGCGCGTGGTGAAAGCCCTCGGCCGCGAAGACCAGAACCTGGCCGAGTTCCAGGAGTTGACCGGCAAGATGTACCGCGCCTCGTACCGCGCCGCCTGGCTCTCGGCGTTGTTCCTGCCGGCGGTGCAGATCGTCTCCTCGGTGGGACTGGGCGCCATCATCTGGTACGGCGGACTTCAGGCGCAGTTGGGACTGATCACCATCGGCGGGATTCAGGCCTTCGTAGGTTACCTCACCTTCATGCTCTGGCCGGTGCAGGACCTGGCGCGCGTCTACTCGGAGATGCAGCACTCCATCGCCTCGGCGGAGCGAATCTTCAAGTTGATGGACACCCCGCCCGAAGTCCGCGATAGACCCGGCGCGGAGGCCGCGTCCACGCTGATGGGCGCGATCGAATTCGACCACGTGGACTTCTTCTACGAAGACCGCAAACCCGTGCTGACCGATTTCACGTTGACGGTGAAGCCCGGCGAGATGATCGCGCTGGTTGGGCCGACCGGCGGCGGGAAGTCCACCATCGTCAACCTGCTGTGCCGCTTCTACGAGCCGCGCAACGGACAGATCCGCATCAACGGGCGCGACTACACCGAGTACACCCTGCAATCCATCCACTCGCGGATCGGGATCGTGCTGCAGACGCCGCACCTGTTCAGCGGATCGGCGCGCGAGAACATCCGTTACGGGCGGCTGGAGGCCTCCGACGCGGAAGTGGAGGAGGCCGCGCGGATCGCGGGCGCGCACGAGTTCATCGTCAAACTGGAGAAGGGCTACGAGCAGAACGTGGGCGAGGGCGGCAACCTGCTCTCGGTGGGACAGAAGCAGCTGGTCTCGCTGGCGCGCGCCGTGTTGGCGAAGCCCGAGCTCTTCATCATGGACGAGGCCACTTCGTCCGTGGACACGCTCACCGAGGCGCTGATCCAGCGCGGCATGGAAGCCCTGATGCAGGGACGCACCTCCTTCGTCATCGCCCACCGTCTCTCCACCATCCGCCGCGCCGACCGCATCCTGGTCATCGAAAACGGACGCATCGCCGAGCAGGGGACGCACGCCGAGCTCCTGCGCCAGCGCGGGCAGTACTACCACCTCTACACCCGCCAGTTCCGCCAGCAACTGGAGGAGCGCTACGGCGTGGACGAGGCAGGCCTGACGGAAGCCGCCGCGGCGGATTGA
- a CDS encoding ribosomal RNA small subunit methyltransferase A, partial, with amino-acid sequence MLSRFAKPLPPLNAAQILKAHGLRADKSLGQNFLQDPYALEKIVAAAEIRPTDAVLEIGPGLGALTRHLAAAAGQVAAVELDGRLILVLQEVLTGYTNVKIVRGDVLKLPLAEIVPATDYLVVANIPYYITSALLRRLLETTPRPRRVVLTVQKEVAERICAGPGDMSLLALSVQVYGTPRVVTTIPAGAFYPAPKVDSAVVRMDLSPAPFIPYSLLDTFFALAKAGFSQKRKTLRNSLSAGLRKSPAEAESLLRAAGIDPMRRAETLSLEEWRELTARA; translated from the coding sequence ATGCTATCCCGCTTCGCCAAACCCCTCCCCCCTCTCAACGCCGCGCAGATTCTGAAAGCGCACGGCCTGCGCGCCGACAAATCCCTCGGGCAGAATTTCCTGCAAGACCCGTACGCGCTCGAGAAGATCGTCGCCGCGGCGGAGATCCGCCCTACGGACGCCGTCCTCGAGATCGGCCCCGGCCTCGGCGCGTTGACGCGTCATCTGGCCGCCGCCGCAGGACAAGTGGCGGCTGTCGAACTTGACGGCAGGTTGATTTTGGTTTTGCAAGAGGTATTAACTGGCTACACGAATGTTAAAATTGTCCGCGGCGACGTCCTCAAGCTGCCGCTTGCCGAGATCGTCCCCGCGACGGATTATCTCGTAGTCGCCAACATCCCGTACTACATCACGTCCGCGCTCCTGCGCCGCCTGCTGGAGACGACGCCCCGTCCGCGCCGCGTAGTCCTGACCGTCCAAAAGGAAGTGGCCGAACGCATCTGCGCCGGCCCCGGCGACATGAGCCTGCTGGCGCTGTCCGTGCAGGTGTACGGGACGCCGCGCGTCGTCACGACCATCCCCGCTGGGGCGTTTTATCCCGCGCCAAAAGTCGACTCTGCCGTTGTGCGGATGGACCTCTCCCCTGCCCCATTCATCCCCTACAGCCTGCTGGATACATTTTTCGCGCTCGCCAAGGCGGGTTTCAGCCAGAAACGCAAGACGCTCCGCAATTCGCTCTCGGCGGGGCTGCGGAAGTCCCCCGCCGAGGCGGAGTCCCTGCTGCGCGCGGCGGGTATCGATCCCATGCGCCGCGCGGAGACGTTGTCGCTCGAAGAGTGGCGCGAGTTGACGGCCAGAGCGTAG
- a CDS encoding polyprenol monophosphomannose synthase: MKIVVITPTYNEAENLPRLVSALFSLPLDLRVLVVDDASPDGTGAAADDLSRRYAGRVSVIHRAGKQGLRTAYLEGFASALASDADAIVQMDADFSHDPSALAGMVERLAACDVVLGSRYVEGGSVDERWPLWRKGLSAFGNFYARAILGLPLRDVTTGYRMWRRETLEGLPLDRIRANGYIFLVEMAYLARCLEYQIGEAPIHFADRRWGKSKMSFKIQAEAAVRVWQVLWRYRDLRKRGKSARLNGRS; this comes from the coding sequence TTGAAGATCGTTGTCATCACTCCCACCTATAACGAAGCGGAGAACCTACCCAGGCTGGTCTCCGCTCTTTTTTCGCTTCCGCTCGACTTGCGCGTCCTCGTGGTGGACGACGCCAGTCCCGACGGCACCGGCGCCGCGGCCGACGATCTCTCCCGACGTTACGCGGGGCGCGTCTCCGTCATCCACCGCGCCGGGAAGCAGGGCCTGCGGACAGCCTACCTCGAAGGGTTCGCGTCCGCCCTCGCGTCCGACGCCGACGCCATCGTCCAGATGGACGCGGACTTCTCCCACGACCCGTCCGCGCTGGCGGGGATGGTCGAACGTCTCGCCGCCTGCGACGTCGTGCTGGGTTCCCGCTACGTGGAAGGCGGCTCTGTGGACGAACGTTGGCCGCTCTGGCGGAAGGGACTGAGCGCCTTCGGAAACTTCTACGCCCGCGCCATCCTGGGCCTGCCCCTGCGAGACGTGACGACGGGCTACCGCATGTGGCGCCGCGAGACGTTGGAAGGCCTGCCGCTCGACCGCATCCGCGCGAACGGCTACATCTTTTTAGTGGAAATGGCTTATCTGGCGCGCTGTCTCGAGTATCAAATCGGAGAGGCGCCCATCCATTTTGCGGACCGGCGCTGGGGAAAATCGAAGATGTCGTTCAAGATTCAAGCCGAAGCCGCCGTGCGCGTCTGGCAGGTGCTATGGCGTTACCGCGATTTAAGGAAAAGGGGAAAGAGCGCGAGGCTGAACGGTCGTTCGTAG
- a CDS encoding DNA-binding response regulator, OmpR family: MPKAKQKILVVEDDVDVAEMLTAYFRAQGYDVLTANWGEDGVRACQASHPDLAILDIRLPDIDGYEVARRLRSERRTADVPIIFLTEKRERADKLQGLELGADDYITKPFDIQELRLRVRNALQRISQGSLTNPVSGLPEGALVDERLAAAMQAEEQALLLVALENLDAFREMYGFVASDDVLRAFSVMIQNTITELGAKDGFLGHLGPAEFVVALPIANMPAVYERLRSRLTQSLDYFYPIKDRARAAGRPDRLTVKMGEISPVKRFPSVDKLKMELLRLKR; this comes from the coding sequence GTGCCAAAAGCCAAACAGAAAATCCTTGTTGTCGAAGACGACGTTGACGTTGCCGAGATGTTGACGGCGTATTTCCGCGCCCAGGGTTACGACGTGTTGACCGCCAACTGGGGCGAAGACGGCGTGCGCGCCTGCCAGGCCAGCCATCCCGACCTCGCCATCCTCGATATCCGCCTGCCCGACATTGACGGCTACGAAGTGGCCCGCCGCCTGCGCAGCGAACGCCGCACCGCCGACGTCCCGATCATCTTCCTGACCGAGAAACGCGAACGCGCCGACAAGCTTCAGGGACTCGAACTCGGCGCGGACGATTACATCACCAAACCATTCGACATCCAGGAACTGCGCCTGCGCGTCCGCAACGCGCTCCAGCGCATCAGCCAGGGGTCGCTCACCAACCCCGTCAGCGGACTGCCCGAAGGCGCGCTGGTGGACGAACGGCTGGCAGCCGCGATGCAGGCCGAGGAACAGGCCCTGCTCCTCGTCGCCCTCGAAAATCTCGACGCGTTCCGCGAGATGTACGGCTTCGTGGCCTCCGACGACGTGCTGCGCGCCTTCAGCGTGATGATCCAAAACACGATAACGGAACTGGGCGCGAAAGACGGTTTCCTCGGCCATCTTGGCCCGGCGGAATTCGTCGTGGCGCTGCCCATCGCAAACATGCCGGCTGTATACGAACGCCTGCGCAGCCGCCTGACGCAATCGCTCGATTATTTCTATCCCATCAAGGACCGCGCCCGCGCGGCCGGGCGCCCCGACAGGCTGACCGTCAAAATGGGCGAGATAAGTCCCGTGAAGCGCTTCCCCAGCGTGGATAAACTCAAAATGGAACTGCTGCGACTCAAGCGTTAG
- a CDS encoding 4-vinyl reductase — MPFIEKSGLAYPNKFGAILFRALEDVMGRNGLNAILNLAGLNQYIDQPLPDNLEKGFDFAEVAAVNTALEEMYGPRGGRGLSLRVGRALFADGLRNFGALAGVGDLAFKVLPLGAKLRIGLPAIAKIFSQISDQHSIVEERENEFIYTIHKCSECYGRRGQDKPICFIATGILQESLKWVSGGNEFRVNESKCMAAGDDVCEYVIQKEPLA; from the coding sequence ATGCCCTTCATCGAAAAAAGCGGTTTGGCTTATCCCAACAAATTCGGCGCCATCCTTTTTCGCGCCCTCGAAGACGTCATGGGGCGCAACGGCCTCAACGCCATCCTTAACTTGGCTGGCTTGAACCAATATATCGACCAGCCCCTGCCCGACAATCTGGAAAAAGGCTTCGATTTTGCCGAGGTGGCCGCGGTGAATACGGCCCTCGAAGAGATGTACGGGCCTCGCGGCGGACGCGGCCTTTCCCTGCGCGTGGGCCGCGCCCTCTTTGCCGACGGCCTGCGGAATTTCGGCGCGCTGGCGGGCGTGGGCGACCTGGCCTTCAAAGTCCTGCCCCTGGGCGCCAAACTCCGCATCGGTCTGCCGGCCATCGCTAAGATCTTTTCGCAGATCAGCGACCAGCACAGCATCGTGGAAGAGAGAGAGAACGAGTTCATCTACACCATTCACAAATGCTCCGAATGCTATGGCCGAAGAGGACAAGACAAACCCATCTGCTTTATCGCCACTGGCATCCTGCAGGAAAGTCTGAAATGGGTCTCCGGCGGAAATGAATTCCGCGTCAACGAATCGAAGTGTATGGCCGCGGGCGACGACGTGTGCGAATACGTGATCCAAAAAGAACCCCTGGCTTAA
- a CDS encoding major facilitator superfamily (MSF) transporter: protein MLSRLLRQADIPHEYRSNFLHLYLDIGWFGILSGSAVNFLTIYAARLGASALEIGLIGAASAVVNLLVAIPAGRWVAKRNTGLAVFWSSVFYRLGYALWIPLPWLFNAQGQVWALIVLTFLMAIPLTPLGVGFNALFAEAVPTEYRAHVAGGRNVVLSVAYILSSLVCGRILDTVAFPVGYQIVFAIGFIGAAMSSLHLYFVRPLKKDRPPRLSDLQPAASSPANPPRQVSSSLRLDILRGPFGAIVGVMFFFHLAHYIASPIYPLFNVNVLKLNDDNIGIGTALFYVTVLIGSALLKRSVKRLGHQRVTGWGMIGMASYPFFLALSSQVWHFYAVSLLGGFTWGLAGGAYANYLLENIPDHDRPAYLAWYNMALNAGILAASFLGPLIADSVGLSVALILFAVMRALAGVVILRRG from the coding sequence ATGCTCTCCCGTCTCCTCCGTCAAGCGGATATTCCGCACGAATACCGCTCCAACTTCCTCCACCTCTATCTCGATATCGGCTGGTTCGGCATTTTAAGCGGCTCGGCTGTTAACTTCCTGACCATTTACGCAGCCCGCCTCGGCGCCTCGGCCCTCGAGATCGGCCTCATCGGCGCGGCCTCCGCGGTTGTCAACCTGCTTGTCGCCATCCCAGCCGGGCGCTGGGTGGCGAAGCGCAACACTGGCCTGGCGGTATTCTGGTCTTCGGTCTTCTATCGCCTCGGCTACGCGTTGTGGATTCCCCTGCCGTGGCTCTTCAACGCGCAGGGACAGGTCTGGGCGCTCATTGTCCTCACCTTTCTGATGGCGATCCCCTTAACGCCGCTGGGCGTGGGCTTCAACGCGTTATTCGCCGAAGCCGTCCCGACCGAATACCGCGCCCACGTGGCGGGCGGCCGCAACGTCGTCCTCTCGGTCGCGTATATTTTAAGTTCCCTCGTCTGCGGACGCATCCTCGACACGGTCGCTTTCCCCGTCGGATATCAGATCGTCTTTGCGATTGGATTCATCGGCGCGGCGATGAGCAGCCTGCACCTCTACTTTGTGCGTCCTCTCAAAAAGGATCGTCCCCCGCGTCTCTCCGACCTTCAACCGGCCGCGTCCTCGCCGGCCAATCCGCCCCGTCAGGTTTCCTCCTCCCTCCGCCTCGACATTTTGCGCGGCCCCTTCGGGGCGATCGTGGGCGTCATGTTCTTTTTTCACCTGGCGCATTACATAGCCAGCCCGATCTATCCGTTGTTCAACGTCAACGTGCTGAAGCTCAACGACGACAACATCGGGATCGGGACGGCGCTCTTCTACGTCACCGTCCTGATCGGCTCCGCGCTGCTTAAGCGCTCGGTGAAACGCCTCGGCCACCAGCGCGTCACCGGCTGGGGGATGATCGGCATGGCCTCTTATCCGTTTTTCCTGGCCCTGTCCAGCCAGGTCTGGCATTTCTACGCGGTCTCCCTGCTGGGCGGGTTTACCTGGGGACTGGCCGGCGGCGCGTACGCCAATTACCTGCTCGAAAATATCCCCGACCACGACCGCCCCGCATATCTGGCGTGGTACAACATGGCGCTTAACGCGGGCATCCTCGCGGCATCTTTCCTCGGTCCGCTCATCGCGGATTCCGTCGGCCTGTCCGTTGCGCTCATCCTCTTCGCTGTGATGCGGGCGCTGGCGGGCGTTGTCATCCTGCGGCGTGGATGA